The genomic segment CCAAATAGCCGGACCATCCAGCTCCGTATGAACTTTCATCAAGGATACCGATTGGCCGTTAATCGATTCCTGCACCGCATTCACAGAAATTTGATCGGGATTAGGCAAATTATTAATGAAATAGCCGCTTATGGCATCGATCACTTCTTTGCCCAGCTCTACGAGCGAAGCGTCTGCCGGACCACCCGTTACGGACTGTCCAATCGCCCCGGAAACGCCCATTAACGAAGGCAAGCCCGCTTCGCTCATATCCAAAGCAAAGGGCTGCTTCGCCCCTTCAATTTCTACGACCGCCGTTGTATCGGACATTTTGAGTGAAAAACCAATGGAAATCGTGTCAGCCAGCAGAAGCTTACCGCTGTAAGATACATGTGTGTCGTCCTGTACCTTGATGTTTGTAAGCTCAAGCTTTGCGCTGTTGATTAATTTCATAATCGCCAATTCATCTTCGTCCATGTATTCAAGGTCTTCCTCGCTCAAATTCAATTGCACAGACAACGTCTGCTCGCCCTCATAAGAAGTAACCTTAAGCGAGTTCGTAATCGCCTTATTTAGATCGACACCGCTAATAGCCTGGCAGCCTGCAACAAACACAAGCACCAATGCCAGCAGCAGGGCGACCCCTTTTTTTATGCTCCCCAGCTTTTTCAATGTACGTGACCCCTCTCGCCAACAAAATAAAAATGAATAAATTCCTCTTCATTGTACAGGAGCCTAGGACCCATGTAAATGTATGGAAACATGCGCTATAACAAACAAGCGTAAACGGCTTTGCCGTCCTCTGGCGGCAAAGCTTTTGTTTCGCGATGAAATATAGAGAAAGAATAACGTTAGGATATCCTTTCCTATATTTCAAGCGTAAACGGCTGTCGCTGTCCTTTGGCAGCGCTGCGCGTTTCATTCCGAGGTCTTACACTGCAGCGCGGCCAGTCAGCCTAAACAGCTTGGCAAACAACTTCCGAAGCGGTCCGGGGAATGTTTTCACATCTTCTGCTGTCACGACGCGCAGCAAAATAAGCAGACCCAAATACAAACCGCCAATAACGACGCCCGCCACAATGAGAGAAATCAGATAAGCCAGCCTATCCGGCAGCTCAGAGCCTTCTAACAGCCATCTGAGTCCTTTGTCCGCTCCCCAGCCTGCTGCCATGGAAAGGAGTACAGCCGCGATATAAGGCATCCAGCGGCGACCGAGCACGTTGAATTGCACATAGGTGCGAATCGATTGCAAATTAAACCAGGTAATAAAAATAAAACATAGCGTTGATGCGGCAATTAGCCCATAAATACCGAATATCGGAGCCAAGACGAAGCTGGCCACCAGCTTGAGCCCAATGCCAATTAAGGTGTTATACATCGCTAATCGCGGCCTGCCAAGCCCGGACAATACCGAATTGCTAATCATCATCGTCGCCTGGAAGATCGTACCCGCTGTCAAAGCCGCTACAATGCCGCTGCCTTGCGGTCCTGTGAACAGCAGCCCTGTAACCGAATAGGCTAAGACCGCAAGCGTCAGTGCCGCTGGAATGCCTGTAAACAGCACAATACGCATAACGAGCGACGTTTGGCGATTAACCTCTGACATATTTCGCACGGAAAAGGCAGAAGATATAACCGGAATAATCGAGGTGCTTAGCGCTATCGCCAAAATCGGTGGAATGCCGGCAATAGATTGCGCTTTCCCCCCAAAATCCGCCAATATCTCGATTGCCTGATCATAGCTGTAAACGCCCGCCCGCAACTTCATGAGCAAGTAATTATCAACCATATAAATCAGTTGAACCGTTATAGCGGTAACGACAATCGGGATTGAAATTGAAAATATTTCCCGGTATATGGCGCGAAAAGGAATACGGGACGCTTCCGCTTTTTGTAAAGCGATCGTTTTTGCTGCTTCGCTGTCCGCTGGCCAATTATCCATTTCTAGCTTGTCGGTCCGGCGCAGCTTGACTGCGTACCACACCATGACCAGAATAGCGCCTATCGCTCCAAAAAAGTTGCCGAAGGACGCTGCTGCTGCTGCCAGCTGATCTCCCCAGCCCCAAGCGAGTACGAGAATCGCTAGACCAACACCAACCACAACGCGCATAATTTGCTCCATTATTTGCGAGAGCCCGCCCGCCATCATCAGCTGGCGGCCTTGAAAGTAACCGCGCATCATGGCGATTAGAGGGAATAGGAGCAGGGTTGGCGCTATCGCCCGAATAGCAAATACCGCATCAGGCAAATC from the Paenibacillus sp. BIHB 4019 genome contains:
- a CDS encoding polysaccharide biosynthesis protein, whose translation is MKKDSLIKGTLILAMAALVARMLGIFQRVPLEHMLSKEGLASFTVSNNLYLTLLIVATGGIPSAISKMVSERYALGRQQEAQRIYKAALLFGLVTGLILSTLLYVFAEQLAVSQDLPDAVFAIRAIAPTLLLFPLIAMMRGYFQGRQLMMAGGLSQIMEQIMRVVVGVGLAILVLAWGWGDQLAAAAASFGNFFGAIGAILVMVWYAVKLRRTDKLEMDNWPADSEAAKTIALQKAEASRIPFRAIYREIFSISIPIVVTAITVQLIYMVDNYLLMKLRAGVYSYDQAIEILADFGGKAQSIAGIPPILAIALSTSIIPVISSAFSVRNMSEVNRQTSLVMRIVLFTGIPAALTLAVLAYSVTGLLFTGPQGSGIVAALTAGTIFQATMMISNSVLSGLGRPRLAMYNTLIGIGLKLVASFVLAPIFGIYGLIAASTLCFIFITWFNLQSIRTYVQFNVLGRRWMPYIAAVLLSMAAGWGADKGLRWLLEGSELPDRLAYLISLIVAGVVIGGLYLGLLILLRVVTAEDVKTFPGPLRKLFAKLFRLTGRAAV